DNA sequence from the bacterium genome:
CGAACAGATTTCAAATTTTCATTTAAAACTGATTCTAAAGTCGAACCGTTCGTATAACCTAGTAGAATCGCGATTTTTGTGAATTCATCGGTTGTCCCGCTCAGGGTGTGCTTCTGGGTGTCTTTTTCGATCTGAAGTATATGCTCGATTTTTCGATAAAAAATATACGCGGAGCTCAGCGTTTGAAATTCGTTGGGCGAAAGCAGTTTTTGTGAAAAAAGCTGTTTGAGTCCTTTGAGTGTGTTTCCGGTTCGAATTTCCGTCATTTGTCCGCCGTGGATAAGCTGAAGTGCTTGTACGATAAATTCGATATCGCGGATTCCGCCGGGGCATATTTTGATGTTTAGGTGATCGGAGGATTTTTGCTCTTCGATGCGCCACTTCATGGCGGCGACTTCGTGCAAGGGCGATTGGAAAAAAGTTTTAGGATACACAAAAGGTTCCAACCGTTTGATAAAACGAGCACCGAATTCCAAATCGCCGGCCACGGGTCTGGCCTTGATAAGCATTTGCCGCTCCCACGTTTGACCGCGCGCTTCGTAATAATATAAAAAACTGGAAACACACCGCGCAAGCGGACCGGCATCGCCGTCAGGACGGAGCCGCGCGTCCACACGGTAAAGCTGACCCTCGGATGTATTTTTGGCAATGTGTGCGATCAGGCCGGACGCTAAGCGATTAAAATATTCATGATGAGTCAGGCGATGCTCGTTCACGATGTATTCGTTTTCTTCTTCATAGACAAACATCACATCAATATCGGAGCTGTAATTCAGCTCACCCCCGCCAAATTTTCCAAGAGCGATTACACAAAACGGTGTCTCCGGATTTCCCCAACGTGGCGCCATATCCCGGCGTTGCGCATCCAACGCACCTTGCAGTACACATTCGGCTAAGTCGCTCACGGATGCGACGGTTTTTTCGAGCGGATCCTGTAGTATATAATCCCGAATACCCAGTTTCAGCATTTCACGGCGTTTAATTTTCCGCAAAGCATCCATGACTTTGTTGAGCGACGGCGTTTGATTATGAAAAAGGCGGAGGATATGCTGCTGGACCTCAAGTTTGTCAAAAGGACGGCAATCGTACTCGGGGCGAACGAGAAAATAAGCGTATTGGAAATCACGGATCATTAGTTCCGCGATAAAAGGACTGGATGCAAAGAGCCGCACCAGACGTGCAGTTGTAGGCGGCGTATCACTGAGCATTTTAAAAAAAGCGATGCGATCAATCACCGCACGGCTAAGGCGTTCAAATAAATTGAATATATCGTCGCAATTCGGATAAGGGCGTAATTCGTCCAATAACCGTTTGAGAAAGCGGATATCGTGCGGTTGGGTTTGGTTTGTAATGCTTTTCAGATTGGTTTCGGCCTGCGCTGTATTACGAAAAAAACTCAGGTCGTGTGAAAAAGATTCTGGCATGTTTTAGTTTGAAAAAGAAAAGGCGATTCCGTAAGTTTTAATGGATATGAATTTACTTCTAAAAATAACAATTCCAATCATAAATACTCCGGAGCCTCTATATGTCTGATAAACGCGTAGAAGAACTCCATCGCCTTAAAGCAGAGGCCTTGCTGGGCGGTGGACAGAAGCGCATCGATGCGCAACATAAAAAAGGTAAACTTACGGCACGGGAACGAATCGCTGTTCTTTTAGATGAAGGTAGTTTTGAAGAATTGGATATGCTCGCACGCCATCGTTCGCACGACTTTGGTTTGGATAAGGAAAGGCCGCTCGGTGACGGCGTAGTCACGGGGTATGGTACTATTGACGGCCGTTTGGTGTATGTCTTCAGTCAGGATTTCACGGTATTCGGCGGCAGTTTGTCGGAAGTGCATGCCGAAAAAATCATAAAAATTATGAATCTCGCTATGAAAGTCGGAGCGCCGGTGATCGGTCTCAACGATTCGGGCGGTGCGCGAATTCAGGAAGGCGTCGTAAGTCTCGGCGGTTACGCGGATATTTTTCTTTTGAATACACTGGCTTCAGGAGTAGTGCCTCAAATTTCGGCGATTATGGGACCGTGTGCCGGTGGCGCGGTATATTCTCCGGCGATTACCGACTTCATTCTGATGGTCAAAAATACCAGCTATATGTTTGTCACCGGCCCCAATGTGGTCAAAACGGTTACGCATGAAGATGTGAGTTCTGAAGATCTCGGCGGCGCTATGACCCATGCAAGCAAAAGCGGTGTCGCACACGTTGCGGCGGAAAACGAATTGGACTGTCTGATGAAAATCAGAAAATTGTACAGTTATATGCCATCCAACAATATGGAAGATCCGCCGGTGATACCCTGCGATGATCCGGCTGATCGTTGTGAAGAGGCGCTCAAAACCATCATTCCGGACAATCCCAATAAACCATACGATATCAAAGATGTGATCAAACTTATCGTGGACAACGGTGATTTTTTTGAAATACACGAAGAATACGCCGGAAATATCGTTGTCGGATTTGCACGACTCGGCGGGCGCTCCGTAGGTATCGTCGCCAACCAACCGGCGGTACTCGCAGGTGTGCTGGACATTGACTCTTCGATTAAAGGCGCACGGTTTGTTCGTTTTTGCGATTGTTTCAATATACCGCTTGTAGTTTTTGAAGATGTCCCCGGATTCTTGCCCGGTACGGATCAGGAATGGCGCGGCATTATCAAACATGGTGCAAAATTACTCTATGCGTTTTGTGAAGCGACGGTGCCCAAAGTCACGGTCATCACACGCAAAGCTTATGGCGGTGCGTACGACGTGATGAATTCCAAACACGTGCGTGGCGATATGAATTTTGCCTGGCCGTCGGCCGAGATCGCCGTGATGGGAGCTAAAGGAGCGGTTGAGATCATCTTTAAAAAAGAAATAGACGCCTCGGCCAATCCGAAAGAGACCGAAGAGAAACTGACGGAAGAATACAAAGAAAAATTTGCCAACCCTTATAGTGCCGCCGAACGCGGATACGTGGACGATGTCATCGAACCGCAACTGACGCGTCCCAAACTGATTCGCGCTTTAGCCATGCTGGAAAATAAAGTAGATACCAATCCGAAAAAGAAACACGGCAATATACCTTTGTAAAATCACGCTACGGAACGTTACAGGTAATTAAAAAAATGCCCAAAGTAATTTGTGTGGCCAACCCCAAAGGCGGCGTTGGGAAAACAACGACTTCTATCAATTTGGCGGCGTCGTTGGCCAAGTTTGGTAAACGTACGTTGCTTATTGACCTTGATCCGAGCGGCGCAGCGAGTGTCGGCGTCGGTTTTACGCGTGAAAATGCAACGTTTGGCGTGTACGATCTGTATAAACATCCCGAAAGTTTGGATGAAGCGATTGTAAGAAAGGCGATATACGCCAGCGGTACCGAGCGTCTGGATGTGATGCCGTCCAATGTATGGACGAGCGAAGAAGAAAATGAACTTTTGAAACTCTCCGCAAAACTCACGCGGCTTCGCATTATGATTAATTTTGTCCGTAATGATTATGATTATTTTATCATCGATTGCCCACCTTTTCTCAGTAATCTGACATTGGGTGCATTTACGGCTTCGGATTCGACCATCGTACCGGTTCAATGCGGTTTTTTTGCGTTGCATGCTTTGGAACGATTGATGAAGTTTTACCGTAAAGTGCGCGAATCCATTAATCCGTATCTCAAGATCGAAGGCATTTTGATCACGATGTATGAAAAAGGGACGAATGTCAGCGTAAAAACCGTACGCGATGCACGAGCCGTTTTTGAAGATTTGGTTTTTGGAGTGATTATCCCTAAGAACGTAAAAATAGGGGACGCTGCATTTCAGAAAAAACCGGTTGTTACTTATGATTCTTCATCAGCCGGTGCGAAAGCGTATATCCAACTTGCGGAGGTTATTTTACATAGAGATGACCCTCAATGGGATATTCAAGCGCATGTACAAACTCCGAATGAACCCCGTCAGGAACCCCAGACGATCACGGACGCCGTATCATCCAGTGAAGAAAAGGCTTGACTTAGGAAGCCAAAAAAGGCTTGTAACTTCCTGAAAAAACAAATACATTGCACTAGCTGTACACGTCGAAGATTCATACCCAAATTCTTATTCGGTTTATTG
Encoded proteins:
- a CDS encoding acyl-CoA carboxylase subunit beta, with protein sequence MSDKRVEELHRLKAEALLGGGQKRIDAQHKKGKLTARERIAVLLDEGSFEELDMLARHRSHDFGLDKERPLGDGVVTGYGTIDGRLVYVFSQDFTVFGGSLSEVHAEKIIKIMNLAMKVGAPVIGLNDSGGARIQEGVVSLGGYADIFLLNTLASGVVPQISAIMGPCAGGAVYSPAITDFILMVKNTSYMFVTGPNVVKTVTHEDVSSEDLGGAMTHASKSGVAHVAAENELDCLMKIRKLYSYMPSNNMEDPPVIPCDDPADRCEEALKTIIPDNPNKPYDIKDVIKLIVDNGDFFEIHEEYAGNIVVGFARLGGRSVGIVANQPAVLAGVLDIDSSIKGARFVRFCDCFNIPLVVFEDVPGFLPGTDQEWRGIIKHGAKLLYAFCEATVPKVTVITRKAYGGAYDVMNSKHVRGDMNFAWPSAEIAVMGAKGAVEIIFKKEIDASANPKETEEKLTEEYKEKFANPYSAAERGYVDDVIEPQLTRPKLIRALAMLENKVDTNPKKKHGNIPL
- a CDS encoding ParA family protein produces the protein MPKVICVANPKGGVGKTTTSINLAASLAKFGKRTLLIDLDPSGAASVGVGFTRENATFGVYDLYKHPESLDEAIVRKAIYASGTERLDVMPSNVWTSEEENELLKLSAKLTRLRIMINFVRNDYDYFIIDCPPFLSNLTLGAFTASDSTIVPVQCGFFALHALERLMKFYRKVRESINPYLKIEGILITMYEKGTNVSVKTVRDARAVFEDLVFGVIIPKNVKIGDAAFQKKPVVTYDSSSAGAKAYIQLAEVILHRDDPQWDIQAHVQTPNEPRQEPQTITDAVSSSEEKA